A part of Aegilops tauschii subsp. strangulata cultivar AL8/78 chromosome 2, Aet v6.0, whole genome shotgun sequence genomic DNA contains:
- the LOC109777245 gene encoding uncharacterized protein produces the protein MARHVFNRIREGVVAHDPYFECKTDALGKLGFSSYQKCTAAIRMLAYGIPGNLVDEYVHMSETTCLMSMYKFCQAVIEVFGQEYLRQPTVADTERLLATNAARGFPGMLGGIDCMHWEWKNCPFAWQGQYKGHVNGCTVILEAVASQDLWIWHSFFGMAGSHNDIKVLQRSPVFARLAEAHSPPVNFEINGHQYNKGYYLADGIYPQWSTFVKTISKPQGEKRKGFAQVQESVRKDVERAFGVLQSRWGIVRNPALSWDERKLWEVMTACVIMHNMIVEDERDESIFDQGFDYQGENIEPLHQDPATFEQFVQFHREMRDWHTHLNLQNDLVEHVWDHIGNQ, from the coding sequence ATGGCAAGGCATGTGTTCAATCGTATCCGAGAGGGAGTGGTTGCTCATGACCCATACTTCGAGTGCAAGACGGATGCCCTTGGCAAGCTTGGATTCTCCTCTTACCAGAAATGCACCGCGGCCATCCGCATGCTTGCATATGGTATTCCAGGCAATCTGGTGGATGAGTATGTGCATATGAGTGAGACAACATGTCTAATGTCAATGTACAAGTTTTGCCAGGCTGTGATCGAGGTGTTTGGCCAAGAGTACTTGAGGCAGCCAACTGTCGCTGATACAGAGAGATTGTTGGCGACCAACGCAGCTAGAGGCTTTCCAGGCATGCTTGGCGGCATAGATTgtatgcactgggagtggaagaactgtccatttgcttggcagggccaGTACAAGGGGCATGTCAACGGGTGCACTGTCATATTAGAAGCGGTGGCATCGCAGGATCTTTGGATATGGCATTCTTTCTTCGGCATGGCAGGTTCTCACAATGATATCAAGGTGTTGCAGCGTTCTCCAGTCTTCGCGAGGCTTGCAGAAGCCCACTCCCCACCTGTCAACTTTGAGATCAACGGTCACCAGTACAACAAGGGATACTATCTAGCCGATGGTATATATCCTCAGTGGTCAACTTTTGTGAAGACAATCTCGAAACCCCaaggtgagaagagaaagggattTGCCCAAGTGCAAGAGAGTGTTAGAAAGGATGTGGAACGTGCTTTTGGTGTGCTTCAATCCCGGTGGGGTATCGTTCGAAACCCTGCACTGTCATGGGATGAAAGGAAGctttgggaggtgatgactgcttgtgtgatcatgcacaacatgatcgtcgaGGACGAGCGTGATGAGAGTATCTTCGACCAAGGGTTTGATTATCAAGGTGAAAATATTGAGCCCCTGCACCAAGACCCGGCCACATTTGAACAGTTTGTCCAATTCCACCGTGAGATGCGTGATTGGCACACTCATTTGAATCTTCAAAATGACTTGGTTGAGCACGTGTGGGATCacattggcaaccaatag
- the LOC141041828 gene encoding uncharacterized protein, with amino-acid sequence MASDEETSRVVRALVEKHLESVVSLRAFKEPSEPQLGDEGNQDSDEELMGEEGEEKKEEGESSAPKKEALTPVCYGTGSIIHSCDRFALVFSVAHTFAPFRSRQPGALVAEDTTLLVEFSDGQIRPGHFRAIGWSHDMSLIMVLTNTRYRPVKFIDHSCPAMGFSAHEREARVYSICTYPAERRNALMGTALSGKICGPLRRGRNVDKVFEPELRMCEFVMGGASGCSGAPLFTATRHVMGMWLSQVGECKFAVLVHSICEWLRTTYRFQETSMKRLVPRLASLYLEHLRRVDPQE; translated from the exons ATGGCCAGCGACGAGGAGACCAGCCGGGTGGTTCGTGCACTCGTGGAGAAGCACCTCGAGTCCGTGGTGAGCCTGAGGGCCTTCAAGGAGCCCTCCGAACCACAGCTGGGAGACGAGGGGAACCAGGACAGCGACGAGGAGCTCATgggagaggagggggaggagaagaaggaggagggggagagcAGCGCCCCCAAAAAAGAGGCCCTGACGCCGGTGTGCTATGGCACAGGAAGCATCATCCACTCCTGCGACCGATTCGCCCTGGTGTTCTCCGTCGCCCACACCTTCGCCCCGTTCCGTTCGAGGCAACCTGGGGCGCTGGTTGCCGAGGACACCACGCTCCTCGTCGAGTTCTCGGATGGGCAGATCCGTCCCGGCCATTTTCGAGCCATAGGGTGGAGCCATGACATGTCACTCATCATGGTGCTTACCAACACGAGGTACCGGCCAGTCAAATTCATCGACCACAGCTGCCCTGCCATGGGGTTCTCCGCTCATGAAAGGGAGGCGCGTGTGTACAGCATCTGCACCTACCCCGCCGAGCGACGCAACGCCCTGATGGGCACCGCGTTGTCCGGCAAGATATG TGGACCTCTGAGGCGTGGGCGAAACGTTGATAAAGTGTTTGAGCCAGAGCTAAGGATGTGCGAATTTGTCATGGGTGGAGCGAGCGGCTGCTCTGGTGCTCCTCTCTTCACGGCAACTCGCCATGTCATGGGGATGTGGCTGTCTCAAGTGGGGGAGTGCAAGTTTGCAGTGCTTGTTCACTCCATATGTGAATGGCTTCGCACGACCTACAGATTTCAAGAG ACAAGCATGAAGCGTCTGGTACCCAGGTTGGCATCGCTATACTTAGAGCATCTGAGGCGAGTCGATCCACAGGAATGA
- the LOC109777244 gene encoding uncharacterized protein isoform X3, with protein MRPSTQTPRPNPSSPRPPRRTTVPPRRAVHQPPLSLRPLSLRRLLLRRRTPAPRSSKPHSSPLASAAAVPDVPCGGDMTRSHGEGREEDRPVACETGPRKKARKGKRGSAKARPPPPAPSQEHRATTSDDDGSAQVRAMVAEQMRDILAVDAAKKKKVAELLKGLSGERDLSVEDTFGDSNDGSLESLQARKVALLVSKSVVSLSSFAGGKRIRVCSGFVMHGTDNTGANMILTSATLVRSLNGDSNVISDVTVKVLLPDGHITDGHIFLVDFHYNVAVVKIAAYLALLEEGTTNNGAVLALGRAYEGGLLMCSRGQVVNKKSKFGCAELLVSSCKVSMAGSGGPLVNYNGQVLGINFYEKNQTSYLPMLIVSRILEQHHCFGKLISPWLGLRYSSLHMVPLAVLEPIYQKFPDVDQGLYVSKVVEGSPADVAGLRVGDVLVKCGDKLLSSVPEFGAMLLDDAKAHSEAFGGWAGDMTIEVVIKRQRDGSTVSKTIAAEMLRENNYNRWPAPMPSYTIRLINVTPRRSLKRKILGHETRSVKSAGRPTGTETVSLELCRLV; from the exons ATGCGGCCCTCGACCCAAACACCTCGACCCAATCCGTCCTCTCCCCGACCACCGCGCCGCACCACCGTCCCGCCTCGCCGCGCTGTCCACCAGCCACCGCTTTCCCTCCGGCCTCTATCGCTCCGCCGCCTGCTGCTACGCCGTCGAACCCCCGCCCCACGATCCTCCAAGCCCCACTCGTCTCCCCTGGCCTCTGCCGCTGCTGTTCCTGACGTCCCCTGCGGCGGTGACATGACTAGGTCCCACGGCGAGGGCAGGGAGGAGGACCGGCCCGTGGCTTGCGAGACGGGGCCGCGGAAGAAGGCAAGGAAGGGGAAGCGGGGGAGCGCCAAGGCTCGGCCGCCTCCACCTGCCCCGTCCCAGGAGCACCGCGCCACCACCAGCGACGACGACGGGTCGGCTCAGGTCAGGGCTATGGTGGCCGAGCAGATGCGGGATATCCTTGCCGTCGACGCCGCTAAGAAGAAGAAAGTTGCCGAGCTAC TTAAAGGCCTCTCTGGGGAACGTGACCTTTCTGTGGAGGATACGTTTGGTGACTCCAATGATGGCAGCCTTGAGAGTCTTCAGGCTCGTAAAGTTGCATTGTTGGTCTCAAAGTCAGTCGTCAGCCTGTCTTCTTTTGCAG GTGGAAAGAGGATCCGTGTATGTTCGGGATTTGTGATGCATGGAACAGACAATACTGGTGCAAATATGATTTTAACCTCAGCAACACTTGTTAGATCTCTGAATGGAGACAGTAATGTGATATCTGATGTGACG GTCAAGGTTCTTCTACCTGATGGGCATATAACAGATGGCCACATCTTTCTTGTGGATTTTCACTATAATGTAGCTGTCGTCAAAATTGCAGCTTATTTAGCGCTCTTAGAAGAAGGCACTACCAACAATGGCGCCGTGTTAGCACTTGGACGTGCATATGAAGGTGGTCTTCTCATGTGTTCACGGGGTCAAGTTGTAAACAAAAAAAGCAAATTTGGGTGCGCGGAGCTATTGGTGTCAAGCTGCAAGGTTTCCATG GCTGGTTCTGGAGGACCTCTTGTCAATTACAACGGTCAAGTTCTTGGTATCAACTTCTACGAAAAGAATCAAACATCATACCTTCCCATGTTAATTGTATCAAGGATCCTGGAACAACATCACTGCTTCGG GAAATTAATTAGCCCCTGGCTTGGATTAAGGTACAGTTCTCTTCATATGGTTCCACTGGCCGTCTTGGAGCCTATCTATCAAAAATTCCCAGATGTTGACCAGGGTTTATATGTTTCAAAG GTTGTTGAGGGATCACCTGCTGATGTTGCTGGGTTACGTGTCGGTGATGTTCTTGTAAAATGTGGTGACAAACTTCTCTCTAGTGTCCCAGAG TTTGGTGCAATGTTACTGGATGATGCAAAAGCTCATTCTGAAGCCTTTGGAGGTTGGGCTGGGGACATGACAATTGAG GTTGTGATAAAGCGACAAAGAGATGGCAGCACGGTGTCAAAAACTATAGCCGCAGAGATGCTGAGAGAGAACAACTATAACAG ATGGCCTGCACCTATGCCAAGCTACACAATTCGCCTAATAAATGTCACGCCGCGTCG CTCTCTGAAAAGAAAGATTCTGGGGCATGAGACCCGGTCAGTGAAGTCAGCTGGACGACCAACTGGGACGGAAACTGTTTCTCTCGAGCTTTGCCGCCTTgtatga
- the LOC109777244 gene encoding uncharacterized protein isoform X1, whose protein sequence is MRPSTQTPRPNPSSPRPPRRTTVPPRRAVHQPPLSLRPLSLRRLLLRRRTPAPRSSKPHSSPLASAAAVPDVPCGGDMTRSHGEGREEDRPVACETGPRKKARKGKRGSAKARPPPPAPSQEHRATTSDDDGSAQVRAMVAEQMRDILAVDAAKKKKVAELLKGLSGERDLSVEDTFGDSNDGSLESLQARKVALLVSKSVVSLSSFAGGKRIRVCSGFVMHGTDNTGANMILTSATLVRSLNGDSNVISDVTVKVLLPDGHITDGHIFLVDFHYNVAVVKIAAYLALLEEGTTNNGAVLALGRAYEGGLLMCSRGQVVNKKSKFGCAELLVSSCKVSMAGSGGPLVNYNGQVLGINFYEKNQTSYLPMLIVSRILEQHHCFGKLISPWLGLRYSSLHMVPLAVLEPIYQKFPDVDQGLYVSKVVEGSPADVAGLRVGDVLVKCGDKLLSSVPEFGAMLLDDAKAHSEAFGGWAGDMTIEVVIKRQRDGSTVSKTIAAEMLRENNYNRWPAPMPSYTIRLINVTPRRCSSLKRKILGHETRSVKSAGRPTGTETVSLELCRLV, encoded by the exons ATGCGGCCCTCGACCCAAACACCTCGACCCAATCCGTCCTCTCCCCGACCACCGCGCCGCACCACCGTCCCGCCTCGCCGCGCTGTCCACCAGCCACCGCTTTCCCTCCGGCCTCTATCGCTCCGCCGCCTGCTGCTACGCCGTCGAACCCCCGCCCCACGATCCTCCAAGCCCCACTCGTCTCCCCTGGCCTCTGCCGCTGCTGTTCCTGACGTCCCCTGCGGCGGTGACATGACTAGGTCCCACGGCGAGGGCAGGGAGGAGGACCGGCCCGTGGCTTGCGAGACGGGGCCGCGGAAGAAGGCAAGGAAGGGGAAGCGGGGGAGCGCCAAGGCTCGGCCGCCTCCACCTGCCCCGTCCCAGGAGCACCGCGCCACCACCAGCGACGACGACGGGTCGGCTCAGGTCAGGGCTATGGTGGCCGAGCAGATGCGGGATATCCTTGCCGTCGACGCCGCTAAGAAGAAGAAAGTTGCCGAGCTAC TTAAAGGCCTCTCTGGGGAACGTGACCTTTCTGTGGAGGATACGTTTGGTGACTCCAATGATGGCAGCCTTGAGAGTCTTCAGGCTCGTAAAGTTGCATTGTTGGTCTCAAAGTCAGTCGTCAGCCTGTCTTCTTTTGCAG GTGGAAAGAGGATCCGTGTATGTTCGGGATTTGTGATGCATGGAACAGACAATACTGGTGCAAATATGATTTTAACCTCAGCAACACTTGTTAGATCTCTGAATGGAGACAGTAATGTGATATCTGATGTGACG GTCAAGGTTCTTCTACCTGATGGGCATATAACAGATGGCCACATCTTTCTTGTGGATTTTCACTATAATGTAGCTGTCGTCAAAATTGCAGCTTATTTAGCGCTCTTAGAAGAAGGCACTACCAACAATGGCGCCGTGTTAGCACTTGGACGTGCATATGAAGGTGGTCTTCTCATGTGTTCACGGGGTCAAGTTGTAAACAAAAAAAGCAAATTTGGGTGCGCGGAGCTATTGGTGTCAAGCTGCAAGGTTTCCATG GCTGGTTCTGGAGGACCTCTTGTCAATTACAACGGTCAAGTTCTTGGTATCAACTTCTACGAAAAGAATCAAACATCATACCTTCCCATGTTAATTGTATCAAGGATCCTGGAACAACATCACTGCTTCGG GAAATTAATTAGCCCCTGGCTTGGATTAAGGTACAGTTCTCTTCATATGGTTCCACTGGCCGTCTTGGAGCCTATCTATCAAAAATTCCCAGATGTTGACCAGGGTTTATATGTTTCAAAG GTTGTTGAGGGATCACCTGCTGATGTTGCTGGGTTACGTGTCGGTGATGTTCTTGTAAAATGTGGTGACAAACTTCTCTCTAGTGTCCCAGAG TTTGGTGCAATGTTACTGGATGATGCAAAAGCTCATTCTGAAGCCTTTGGAGGTTGGGCTGGGGACATGACAATTGAG GTTGTGATAAAGCGACAAAGAGATGGCAGCACGGTGTCAAAAACTATAGCCGCAGAGATGCTGAGAGAGAACAACTATAACAG ATGGCCTGCACCTATGCCAAGCTACACAATTCGCCTAATAAATGTCACGCCGCGTCG ATGCAGCTCTCTGAAAAGAAAGATTCTGGGGCATGAGACCCGGTCAGTGAAGTCAGCTGGACGACCAACTGGGACGGAAACTGTTTCTCTCGAGCTTTGCCGCCTTgtatga
- the LOC109777244 gene encoding uncharacterized protein isoform X4 has translation MRPSTQTPRPNPSSPRPPRRTTVPPRRAVHQPPLSLRPLSLRRLLLRRRTPAPRSSKPHSSPLASAAAVPDVPCGGDMTRSHGEGREEDRPVACETGPRKKARKGKRGSAKARPPPPAPSQEHRATTSDDDGSAQVRAMVAEQMRDILAVDAAKKKKVAELLKGLSGERDLSVEDTFGDSNDGSLESLQARKVALLVSKSVVSLSSFAGGKRIRVCSGFVMHGTDNTGANMILTSATLVRSLNGDSNVISDVTVKVLLPDGHITDGHIFLVDFHYNVAVVKIAAYLALLEEGTTNNGAVLALGRAYEGGLLMCSRGQVVNKKSKFGCAELLVSSCKVSMAGSGGPLVNYNGQVLGINFYEKNQTSYLPMLIVSRILEQHHCFGKLISPWLGLRYSSLHMVPLAVLEPIYQKFPDVDQGLYVSKVVEGSPADVAGLRVGDVLVKCGDKLLSSVPEFGAMLLDDAKAHSEAFGGWAGDMTIEVVIKRQRDGSTVSKTIAAEMLRENNYNRWPAPMPSYTIRLINVTPRRPTWIDPSSGHKMQLSEKKDSGA, from the exons ATGCGGCCCTCGACCCAAACACCTCGACCCAATCCGTCCTCTCCCCGACCACCGCGCCGCACCACCGTCCCGCCTCGCCGCGCTGTCCACCAGCCACCGCTTTCCCTCCGGCCTCTATCGCTCCGCCGCCTGCTGCTACGCCGTCGAACCCCCGCCCCACGATCCTCCAAGCCCCACTCGTCTCCCCTGGCCTCTGCCGCTGCTGTTCCTGACGTCCCCTGCGGCGGTGACATGACTAGGTCCCACGGCGAGGGCAGGGAGGAGGACCGGCCCGTGGCTTGCGAGACGGGGCCGCGGAAGAAGGCAAGGAAGGGGAAGCGGGGGAGCGCCAAGGCTCGGCCGCCTCCACCTGCCCCGTCCCAGGAGCACCGCGCCACCACCAGCGACGACGACGGGTCGGCTCAGGTCAGGGCTATGGTGGCCGAGCAGATGCGGGATATCCTTGCCGTCGACGCCGCTAAGAAGAAGAAAGTTGCCGAGCTAC TTAAAGGCCTCTCTGGGGAACGTGACCTTTCTGTGGAGGATACGTTTGGTGACTCCAATGATGGCAGCCTTGAGAGTCTTCAGGCTCGTAAAGTTGCATTGTTGGTCTCAAAGTCAGTCGTCAGCCTGTCTTCTTTTGCAG GTGGAAAGAGGATCCGTGTATGTTCGGGATTTGTGATGCATGGAACAGACAATACTGGTGCAAATATGATTTTAACCTCAGCAACACTTGTTAGATCTCTGAATGGAGACAGTAATGTGATATCTGATGTGACG GTCAAGGTTCTTCTACCTGATGGGCATATAACAGATGGCCACATCTTTCTTGTGGATTTTCACTATAATGTAGCTGTCGTCAAAATTGCAGCTTATTTAGCGCTCTTAGAAGAAGGCACTACCAACAATGGCGCCGTGTTAGCACTTGGACGTGCATATGAAGGTGGTCTTCTCATGTGTTCACGGGGTCAAGTTGTAAACAAAAAAAGCAAATTTGGGTGCGCGGAGCTATTGGTGTCAAGCTGCAAGGTTTCCATG GCTGGTTCTGGAGGACCTCTTGTCAATTACAACGGTCAAGTTCTTGGTATCAACTTCTACGAAAAGAATCAAACATCATACCTTCCCATGTTAATTGTATCAAGGATCCTGGAACAACATCACTGCTTCGG GAAATTAATTAGCCCCTGGCTTGGATTAAGGTACAGTTCTCTTCATATGGTTCCACTGGCCGTCTTGGAGCCTATCTATCAAAAATTCCCAGATGTTGACCAGGGTTTATATGTTTCAAAG GTTGTTGAGGGATCACCTGCTGATGTTGCTGGGTTACGTGTCGGTGATGTTCTTGTAAAATGTGGTGACAAACTTCTCTCTAGTGTCCCAGAG TTTGGTGCAATGTTACTGGATGATGCAAAAGCTCATTCTGAAGCCTTTGGAGGTTGGGCTGGGGACATGACAATTGAG GTTGTGATAAAGCGACAAAGAGATGGCAGCACGGTGTCAAAAACTATAGCCGCAGAGATGCTGAGAGAGAACAACTATAACAG ATGGCCTGCACCTATGCCAAGCTACACAATTCGCCTAATAAATGTCACGCCGCGTCG TCCCACGTGGATTGATCCATCTTCTGGGCACAAGATGCAGCTCTCTGAAAAGAAAGATTCTGGGGCATGA
- the LOC109777244 gene encoding uncharacterized protein isoform X2 translates to MRPSTQTPRPNPSSPRPPRRTTVPPRRAVHQPPLSLRPLSLRRLLLRRRTPAPRSSKPHSSPLASAAAVPDVPCGGDMTRSHGEGREEDRPVACETGPRKKARKGKRGSAKARPPPPAPSQEHRATTSDDDGSAQVRAMVAEQMRDILAVDAAKKKKVAELLKGLSGERDLSVEDTFGDSNDGSLESLQARKVALLVSKSVVSLSSFAGGKRIRVCSGFVMHGTDNTGANMILTSATLVRSLNGDSNVISDVTVKVLLPDGHITDGHIFLVDFHYNVAVVKIAAYLALLEEGTTNNGAVLALGRAYEGGLLMCSRGQVVNKKSKFGCAELLVSSCKVSMAGSGGPLVNYNGQVLGINFYEKNQTSYLPMLIVSRILEQHHCFGKLISPWLGLRYSSLHMVPLAVLEPIYQKFPDVDQGLYVSKVVEGSPADVAGLRVGDVLVKCGDKLLSSVPEFGAMLLDDAKAHSEAFGGWAGDMTIEVVIKRQRDGSTVSKTIAAEMLRENNYNRWPAPMPSYTIRLINVTPRRLSRNLFLILIGSPTWIDPSSGHKMQLSEKKDSGA, encoded by the exons ATGCGGCCCTCGACCCAAACACCTCGACCCAATCCGTCCTCTCCCCGACCACCGCGCCGCACCACCGTCCCGCCTCGCCGCGCTGTCCACCAGCCACCGCTTTCCCTCCGGCCTCTATCGCTCCGCCGCCTGCTGCTACGCCGTCGAACCCCCGCCCCACGATCCTCCAAGCCCCACTCGTCTCCCCTGGCCTCTGCCGCTGCTGTTCCTGACGTCCCCTGCGGCGGTGACATGACTAGGTCCCACGGCGAGGGCAGGGAGGAGGACCGGCCCGTGGCTTGCGAGACGGGGCCGCGGAAGAAGGCAAGGAAGGGGAAGCGGGGGAGCGCCAAGGCTCGGCCGCCTCCACCTGCCCCGTCCCAGGAGCACCGCGCCACCACCAGCGACGACGACGGGTCGGCTCAGGTCAGGGCTATGGTGGCCGAGCAGATGCGGGATATCCTTGCCGTCGACGCCGCTAAGAAGAAGAAAGTTGCCGAGCTAC TTAAAGGCCTCTCTGGGGAACGTGACCTTTCTGTGGAGGATACGTTTGGTGACTCCAATGATGGCAGCCTTGAGAGTCTTCAGGCTCGTAAAGTTGCATTGTTGGTCTCAAAGTCAGTCGTCAGCCTGTCTTCTTTTGCAG GTGGAAAGAGGATCCGTGTATGTTCGGGATTTGTGATGCATGGAACAGACAATACTGGTGCAAATATGATTTTAACCTCAGCAACACTTGTTAGATCTCTGAATGGAGACAGTAATGTGATATCTGATGTGACG GTCAAGGTTCTTCTACCTGATGGGCATATAACAGATGGCCACATCTTTCTTGTGGATTTTCACTATAATGTAGCTGTCGTCAAAATTGCAGCTTATTTAGCGCTCTTAGAAGAAGGCACTACCAACAATGGCGCCGTGTTAGCACTTGGACGTGCATATGAAGGTGGTCTTCTCATGTGTTCACGGGGTCAAGTTGTAAACAAAAAAAGCAAATTTGGGTGCGCGGAGCTATTGGTGTCAAGCTGCAAGGTTTCCATG GCTGGTTCTGGAGGACCTCTTGTCAATTACAACGGTCAAGTTCTTGGTATCAACTTCTACGAAAAGAATCAAACATCATACCTTCCCATGTTAATTGTATCAAGGATCCTGGAACAACATCACTGCTTCGG GAAATTAATTAGCCCCTGGCTTGGATTAAGGTACAGTTCTCTTCATATGGTTCCACTGGCCGTCTTGGAGCCTATCTATCAAAAATTCCCAGATGTTGACCAGGGTTTATATGTTTCAAAG GTTGTTGAGGGATCACCTGCTGATGTTGCTGGGTTACGTGTCGGTGATGTTCTTGTAAAATGTGGTGACAAACTTCTCTCTAGTGTCCCAGAG TTTGGTGCAATGTTACTGGATGATGCAAAAGCTCATTCTGAAGCCTTTGGAGGTTGGGCTGGGGACATGACAATTGAG GTTGTGATAAAGCGACAAAGAGATGGCAGCACGGTGTCAAAAACTATAGCCGCAGAGATGCTGAGAGAGAACAACTATAACAG ATGGCCTGCACCTATGCCAAGCTACACAATTCGCCTAATAAATGTCACGCCGCGTCG ACTCTCCCGGAACCTCTTTTTGATTTTGATTGGTAGTCCCACGTGGATTGATCCATCTTCTGGGCACAAGATGCAGCTCTCTGAAAAGAAAGATTCTGGGGCATGA